From Actinosynnema mirum DSM 43827, a single genomic window includes:
- a CDS encoding DUF4291 domain-containing protein — MAPQRQIRADYDDSHITVYQAYSSAIADPALAAGRFVPPFSFGRMTWVKPSYLWLMHRSNWARKPGQERVLAVRITRAGWERALAQAVLTGSPGLEGARVHVQWDPERSLRGAALNHYSIQVGVGRDVVRELVDEWTTGVADLTGRTRRIAALLQAGRAEQARRLLPPERPYPLPVAIATRLDAG, encoded by the coding sequence GTGGCTCCGCAGCGCCAGATCCGCGCCGACTACGACGACTCGCACATCACCGTGTACCAGGCCTACTCGTCCGCGATCGCCGATCCGGCGCTGGCGGCGGGCCGCTTCGTGCCGCCGTTCTCGTTCGGGCGGATGACCTGGGTCAAACCCTCGTACCTGTGGCTGATGCACCGCAGCAACTGGGCGCGCAAGCCGGGACAGGAGCGGGTGCTGGCGGTGCGGATCACCCGCGCGGGGTGGGAGCGCGCGCTCGCCCAGGCGGTGCTGACCGGCTCGCCGGGGCTTGAGGGCGCGCGGGTGCACGTCCAGTGGGACCCGGAGCGGTCGCTGCGCGGGGCGGCGCTGAACCACTACAGCATCCAGGTCGGCGTCGGGCGGGACGTGGTCCGCGAGCTGGTGGACGAGTGGACCACCGGTGTCGCCGACCTGACCGGGCGCACCAGGAGGATCGCCGCCCTGCTCCAGGCCGGGCGCGCCGAGCAGGCCAGGCGGCTGCTGCCGCCCGAGCGCCCGTACCCGCTGCCTGTGGCCATCGCGACCAGGCTCGACGCCGGCTGA
- a CDS encoding LLM class flavin-dependent oxidoreductase: MQFGVFTVGDVTPDPTTGRVPTEGERIKAMVAIALKAEEVGLDVFATGEHHNPPFVPSSPTTMLGYVAARTEKLILSTATTLITTNDPVKIAEDYAMLQHLADGRVDLIMGRGNTGPVYPWFGKDIRDGIELAIENYHLLRRLWREDVVDWEGKHRTPLQSFTSTPRPLDGVPPFVWHGSIRSPEIAEQAAYYGDGFFANHIFWPKEHFMRLINLYRARFEHYGHGKAHQAPVGLGGQVFIRPKSQDAVNEFRPYFDNAPVYGHGPSLETFTEQTPLTVGSPQQVIDKTLTFREHFGDYQRQLFLVDHAGLPLKTVLEQLDQLGEIVPELRREFAAKRPADVPEAPTHQSLLAAKTAADSAARSAAASAAVPTVETGKESVR; the protein is encoded by the coding sequence ATGCAGTTCGGGGTCTTCACCGTCGGCGACGTGACTCCCGACCCCACCACGGGGCGGGTTCCCACCGAGGGCGAGCGGATCAAGGCGATGGTCGCCATCGCGCTCAAGGCCGAGGAGGTCGGGCTCGACGTCTTCGCCACCGGGGAGCACCACAACCCGCCGTTCGTGCCGTCCTCGCCCACCACCATGCTCGGCTACGTCGCGGCCCGGACCGAGAAGCTGATCCTGTCCACCGCGACCACGCTGATCACCACCAACGACCCGGTGAAGATCGCCGAGGACTACGCGATGCTCCAGCACCTGGCCGACGGCCGGGTGGACCTGATCATGGGGCGCGGCAACACCGGGCCCGTGTACCCGTGGTTCGGCAAGGACATCCGCGACGGCATCGAGCTGGCCATCGAGAACTACCACCTGCTGCGCAGGCTGTGGCGCGAGGACGTCGTCGACTGGGAGGGCAAGCACCGCACCCCGCTCCAGTCGTTCACCTCCACCCCGCGCCCGCTCGACGGCGTCCCGCCGTTCGTGTGGCACGGCTCGATCCGCAGCCCGGAGATCGCCGAGCAGGCCGCGTACTACGGGGACGGGTTCTTCGCGAACCACATCTTCTGGCCGAAGGAGCACTTCATGCGGTTGATCAACCTCTACCGCGCGCGCTTCGAGCACTACGGCCACGGCAAGGCCCACCAGGCCCCCGTCGGCCTCGGCGGCCAGGTGTTCATCCGGCCGAAGTCGCAGGACGCGGTGAACGAGTTCCGCCCGTACTTCGACAACGCCCCCGTGTACGGCCACGGCCCGTCGCTGGAGACGTTCACCGAGCAGACCCCGCTCACCGTGGGCAGCCCGCAGCAGGTCATCGACAAGACGCTGACCTTCCGCGAGCACTTCGGCGACTACCAGCGGCAGCTGTTCCTGGTCGACCACGCCGGGCTGCCGCTCAAGACCGTGCTGGAGCAGCTCGACCAGCTGGGCGAGATCGTGCCCGAGCTGCGCCGGGAGTTCGCGGCCAAGCGGCCCGCGGACGTGCCGGAGGCGCCCACGCACCAGAGCCTGCTGGCCGCGAAGACCGCCGCCGACAGCGCTGCGCGGTCCGCTGCCGCGTCCGCTGCTGTTCCCACCGTCGAGACCGGGAAGGAGAGCGTCCGATGA
- a CDS encoding DNA gyrase/topoisomerase IV subunit B, whose product MTAEILYGADDLTHLEGLEAVRKRPGMYIGSTDSRGVNHLFSEVIDNSTDEGVAGHATRITVTLHPDGSVQVDDDGRGIPTGVHAKSGLSGVELVLTRLHAGGKFGGSGYKTSGGLHGVGASAVNALSHRYDVVVRREGKTHEMSFAHGVPGVFDGPGPKAAFTRQSGLRVTGRTRKTGTSTRYWHDSRYFENGAALDHEAVRAKLRNTAFLVPGVTYVLRSAVDGKIAEEVFHYPGGLADMVDFLAPSSEKAVTGTIVITGEGVYHENAADENGVMRSKVERHAEVEIALRWGTGYERTVECFTNTIRNVHGGTHRRGFERAVLKSVQEAIGRTRGLLKPKEDPPTLDDVLEGMTAVVHVRVPEPQFTSQTKDELSTAGVTRVVLALVDKHVKAWTEDRRTKAEAKVVLQKVVDAARVRLTQKQQKDAARRKTALEGAAMPPKLVDCRTTGVARSELFLVEGDSALGSARMARVSEYQALLPLRGKILNVQKASLADTLRNAEIASIVQVLGAGTGRTFDLSTMRYGRVILMADADVDGSHIRTLLITLFAKYMRPVIEDGRLYAAMPPLHKVVTKGRNAETHFTFTQREMEQKVARLERAGKTVVKPVPRFKGLGEMDAEELWDTTMNPATRSVRRITLADVEAAEAALELLMGEKVEPRRAWLVASAARVDQSAIDV is encoded by the coding sequence GTGACCGCAGAGATCCTTTACGGGGCCGACGACCTCACCCACCTCGAAGGTCTTGAAGCGGTTCGCAAGCGCCCCGGCATGTACATCGGCTCCACCGACAGCCGAGGGGTCAACCACCTCTTCTCCGAGGTGATCGACAACTCGACCGACGAGGGAGTCGCAGGGCACGCGACCCGCATCACCGTGACCCTTCACCCGGACGGAAGCGTCCAGGTGGATGACGACGGCCGGGGAATCCCGACCGGCGTGCACGCCAAGTCCGGTCTGTCCGGAGTGGAGCTCGTCCTGACCCGCCTGCACGCCGGCGGCAAGTTCGGCGGCTCCGGCTACAAGACCTCGGGCGGCCTGCACGGCGTCGGCGCCTCCGCCGTCAACGCCCTCTCGCACCGCTACGACGTCGTCGTCCGGCGCGAGGGCAAGACCCACGAGATGTCCTTCGCCCACGGCGTCCCCGGCGTCTTCGACGGGCCGGGCCCGAAGGCCGCCTTCACCCGCCAGTCCGGACTCAGGGTCACCGGCCGCACCCGCAAGACCGGCACCTCCACCCGCTACTGGCACGACTCGCGCTACTTCGAGAACGGCGCCGCGCTCGACCACGAGGCCGTGCGCGCGAAGCTGCGCAACACCGCGTTCCTCGTGCCCGGCGTCACCTACGTGCTGCGCTCCGCCGTCGACGGCAAGATCGCCGAGGAGGTCTTCCACTACCCCGGCGGCCTCGCGGACATGGTCGACTTCCTCGCGCCCTCCTCGGAGAAGGCCGTCACCGGCACGATCGTCATCACCGGTGAGGGCGTCTACCACGAGAACGCCGCCGACGAGAACGGCGTCATGCGCTCCAAGGTCGAGCGGCACGCCGAGGTCGAGATCGCGCTGCGCTGGGGGACCGGCTACGAGCGCACGGTGGAGTGCTTCACCAACACCATCCGCAACGTGCACGGCGGCACGCACCGGCGCGGCTTCGAGCGCGCCGTGCTCAAGTCCGTGCAGGAGGCCATCGGCCGCACCAGGGGCCTGCTCAAGCCGAAGGAGGACCCGCCCACCCTCGACGACGTGCTGGAGGGCATGACCGCGGTCGTGCACGTGCGCGTGCCCGAGCCGCAGTTCACCTCGCAGACCAAGGACGAGCTGTCCACCGCGGGCGTCACCAGGGTCGTGCTCGCCCTGGTGGACAAGCACGTCAAGGCGTGGACCGAGGACCGCCGCACCAAGGCGGAGGCCAAGGTCGTCCTCCAGAAGGTCGTCGACGCCGCCCGCGTCCGGCTCACCCAGAAGCAGCAGAAGGACGCGGCCCGCCGCAAGACCGCGCTGGAAGGCGCGGCGATGCCGCCCAAGCTCGTCGACTGCCGCACGACCGGCGTCGCGCGCAGCGAGCTGTTCCTCGTGGAGGGCGACAGCGCGCTCGGCTCGGCGCGCATGGCCCGCGTCTCCGAGTACCAGGCCCTGCTCCCGCTGCGCGGCAAGATCCTCAACGTGCAGAAGGCGAGCCTGGCCGACACGCTGCGCAACGCCGAGATCGCCTCGATCGTGCAAGTCCTGGGCGCGGGCACCGGCCGCACGTTCGACCTGTCGACCATGCGCTACGGCCGCGTCATCCTGATGGCCGACGCCGACGTCGACGGCTCGCACATCCGCACCCTGCTCATCACCCTGTTCGCCAAGTACATGCGACCCGTCATCGAGGACGGCAGGCTGTACGCCGCGATGCCCCCGCTGCACAAGGTCGTCACCAAGGGGCGCAACGCGGAGACCCACTTCACCTTCACCCAGCGCGAGATGGAGCAGAAGGTCGCCCGGTTGGAGCGGGCGGGCAAGACCGTGGTCAAGCCCGTCCCCCGGTTCAAGGGCCTCGGCGAGATGGACGCCGAGGAGCTGTGGGACACCACGATGAACCCCGCCACCCGCTCGGTCCGCCGCATCACCCTCGCCGACGTCGAGGCGGCCGAGGCCGCGCTCGAACTGCTCATGGGCGAGAAGGTGGAACCCCGGCGGGCCTGGCTCGTCGCGTCCGCGGCGCGGGTCGACCAGTCCGCCATCGACGTCTGA
- the hisG gene encoding ATP phosphoribosyltransferase, giving the protein MASLRFALPNKGSLSEPAARMLSEAGYRVSRSGRELIVADKANGVQFFFLRPRDIAVYVGEGSLDVGITGRDLLLDSTIAADEILPLGFGRASFYFAGVPGAISDVSELAGRRIATSYPKLVRRHLEDQGIKADLVRLDGAVETAVELGVADAIADVVETGITLKTSGLATFGDPILRSEAVLIQRDATRVDAETAEAVEVLVRRLKGVLIARSYVILDFDCPTSAQEEAFKLVPGIEAPTVSPLAREGWVAVRSLVPRHDAPKIMDQLWNVGARAILVSSLDTCRI; this is encoded by the coding sequence ATGGCTTCTCTCCGGTTTGCCCTGCCCAACAAGGGTTCGCTCAGCGAACCCGCCGCACGAATGCTCAGCGAGGCGGGGTACCGCGTGAGCAGGTCGGGGCGCGAGCTGATCGTCGCGGACAAGGCCAATGGCGTGCAGTTCTTTTTCCTGCGCCCGCGCGACATCGCGGTCTACGTCGGCGAGGGTTCGCTCGACGTCGGCATCACCGGCCGTGATCTCCTGCTCGATTCCACGATCGCCGCCGACGAAATCCTGCCGCTCGGGTTCGGGCGCGCCTCGTTCTACTTCGCCGGGGTGCCCGGCGCCATTTCCGACGTCTCGGAGCTGGCCGGCCGCCGGATCGCCACCAGCTACCCGAAGCTGGTCCGCAGGCACCTGGAGGACCAGGGCATCAAGGCCGACCTGGTCCGCCTGGACGGCGCGGTCGAGACCGCCGTCGAGCTGGGCGTGGCCGACGCCATCGCGGACGTGGTCGAGACCGGCATCACCCTCAAGACCTCGGGCCTGGCCACGTTCGGCGACCCGATCCTGCGCTCGGAGGCCGTGCTGATCCAGCGCGACGCCACGCGCGTCGACGCGGAGACCGCCGAGGCCGTCGAGGTGCTGGTGCGCAGGCTCAAGGGCGTGCTGATCGCCCGCAGCTACGTGATCCTGGACTTCGACTGCCCGACCAGCGCGCAGGAGGAGGCGTTCAAGCTGGTCCCCGGCATCGAGGCCCCCACGGTCTCGCCACTGGCCCGCGAGGGCTGGGTGGCGGTCCGCTCGCTCGTGCCGAGGCACGACGCGCCCAAGATCATGGACCAGCTGTGGAACGTCGGCGCCCGCGCCATCCTGGTCAGCTCTTTGGACACCTGCCGCATCTAG
- a CDS encoding DNA topoisomerase (ATP-hydrolyzing), with amino-acid sequence MARRKGPVTRVDPSAFDSAGAKVIDNSLTTEIEDSYLEYAYSVIHSRALPDARDGLKPVHRRILFSMNEQNHRPTSPYVKSSRVVGDCFVRGALVSTPSGVRPIEEIVVGDHVLDPAGAPVRVAQVYENPVSELVRVTFSDGRTILVTPGQRFRVHAAGDAGAAGVEWVAARDLVGRHAVAFGPGRASALLGEGDQYAHVLGLLASAGVDGQRLRLTDEGPADAVHGWAIAANVAVTRDKLPAEGPGGRDVHVLDLDGHVGVRAAVASGAAPAAVLLQRGRWAAFLAGVFDGAGSVRDGEVVLGVRTALLAEQVGALLADCGLPATRADGEIRLSGGAAATLGAVLLPWARSDAEQDLRELTGASQAPAPEVVSVEPVAPDTTYDIQVDADEHAFVVDGLVVHNCMGKYHPHGDTAIYDAMVRLAQDFSLNTPLIDGHGNFGSPDDGPAASRYTEARMSGAAMLLVGELDEDTVEFRPNYDGSLTEPAVLPAAFPNLLVNGTSGIAVGMATNMIPHNLGEVVAAARHLVKHPDADLEKLMEFIPGPDLPTGGMLLGLDEVRKAYETGRGVVRMRATVTTGPLEGSRGRQAITVTELPYGVGPEKIIEKITDEVNKSKRLTGIADVKDLTDRENGIRLVIECKVGVNPQALLADLYRLTPLEQSFGINNLVLVDGQPQTLGLKALLEVFLAHRYEVVTRRTRFRRRKREDRLHLVDGLLKALIDIDKVIKLIRRSENAQAAKEGLVSTFALSETQAAYILDTPLRRLTRFDSVELEGEQERLRGEIAELSTILDDDKVLRRVVSNELGKVAKDLSAERRTTLLDGDLKEVLAASRTSGPLEVADDPCQVVLSATGLVARTAAESEEAVEGRKRSGRAKHDAVAATVHTTARGQVLLVTSRGRAFKTDVLPLPVLPQGEGTLSLSGGVPVRELVGLEAGERVVGIAPLGETDSPGLALGTKQGVVKVCAPEWPVRSDEFEVIGLKAGDEVVGAQWLADGQEALVFVSSEASLLRYAASLVRPQGLRGGGMAGITLPGEASVVFFGAVRTDDAEHGEPVVVTSTGQSVKVTPFDLYPAKGRATGGVRAHRFLKGEDGLVLAWVGARPAAVTESGAAVELPEIDPRRDGSGAPHPGPDVIGHLVERA; translated from the coding sequence ATGGCACGCCGCAAGGGACCCGTCACCAGGGTCGACCCGTCCGCTTTCGACAGCGCGGGCGCCAAGGTGATCGACAACTCCCTCACCACCGAGATCGAGGACTCGTACCTGGAGTACGCGTACTCGGTCATCCACTCCCGCGCCCTGCCGGACGCGCGAGACGGCCTCAAGCCGGTGCACCGCCGGATCCTGTTCTCGATGAACGAGCAGAACCACCGGCCGACCTCGCCGTACGTGAAGTCCTCCCGCGTGGTCGGTGACTGCTTCGTGCGGGGCGCGCTCGTGTCCACCCCCTCGGGGGTGCGGCCGATCGAGGAGATCGTGGTCGGCGACCACGTGCTCGACCCGGCGGGTGCGCCCGTCCGGGTGGCGCAGGTGTACGAGAACCCGGTGTCCGAGCTGGTCAGGGTCACGTTCTCGGACGGCCGGACCATCCTGGTCACGCCGGGGCAGCGGTTCCGGGTCCACGCGGCCGGGGACGCGGGCGCAGCGGGCGTCGAGTGGGTCGCCGCGCGCGACCTGGTCGGCCGCCACGCGGTCGCCTTCGGCCCCGGCCGCGCGTCCGCGCTGCTCGGGGAGGGCGACCAGTACGCCCACGTGCTGGGCCTGCTCGCCTCGGCGGGCGTCGACGGTCAGCGGCTGCGGCTGACCGACGAGGGCCCGGCGGACGCCGTCCACGGCTGGGCCATCGCCGCGAACGTGGCCGTGACCAGGGACAAGCTGCCCGCCGAAGGCCCTGGGGGCCGCGACGTGCACGTGCTCGACCTGGACGGCCACGTCGGCGTGCGCGCCGCTGTCGCCTCCGGGGCAGCGCCCGCCGCCGTGCTCCTCCAGCGCGGCCGGTGGGCGGCGTTCCTCGCGGGCGTCTTCGACGGCGCGGGCTCGGTGCGCGACGGCGAGGTCGTCCTCGGCGTGCGCACCGCGCTGCTCGCCGAGCAGGTCGGCGCGCTGCTGGCCGACTGCGGACTGCCCGCGACCAGGGCGGACGGCGAGATCCGGCTGTCCGGCGGGGCCGCCGCCACGCTCGGCGCCGTCCTGCTGCCGTGGGCCCGCTCGGACGCCGAGCAGGACCTGCGCGAGCTGACCGGGGCGTCGCAGGCCCCGGCCCCGGAGGTCGTGTCGGTGGAGCCGGTCGCCCCGGACACCACCTACGACATCCAGGTCGACGCCGACGAGCACGCGTTCGTCGTGGACGGCCTCGTCGTGCACAACTGCATGGGCAAGTACCACCCGCACGGCGACACCGCGATCTACGACGCGATGGTGCGGCTGGCGCAGGACTTCTCGCTCAACACCCCGCTCATCGACGGCCACGGCAACTTCGGCTCCCCGGACGACGGACCGGCTGCCTCGCGCTACACCGAGGCCCGCATGTCCGGCGCGGCGATGCTGCTGGTCGGCGAGCTGGACGAGGACACCGTCGAGTTCCGCCCGAACTACGACGGCTCCCTCACCGAGCCCGCCGTGCTGCCTGCCGCGTTCCCGAACCTGCTGGTCAACGGCACCTCGGGCATCGCGGTCGGCATGGCGACGAACATGATCCCGCACAACCTCGGCGAGGTCGTGGCGGCGGCGAGGCACCTGGTCAAGCACCCGGACGCCGACCTGGAAAAGCTCATGGAGTTCATCCCCGGCCCCGACCTGCCCACGGGCGGGATGCTGCTGGGCCTGGACGAGGTGCGCAAGGCGTACGAGACCGGGCGCGGCGTGGTGCGGATGCGCGCCACGGTCACCACCGGGCCGCTGGAGGGCAGTCGGGGCAGGCAGGCGATCACGGTCACCGAGCTGCCGTACGGCGTCGGCCCGGAGAAGATCATCGAGAAGATCACCGACGAGGTGAACAAGTCCAAGCGGCTCACCGGCATCGCCGACGTCAAGGACCTCACCGACCGGGAGAACGGCATCCGCCTGGTCATCGAGTGCAAGGTCGGCGTCAACCCGCAGGCGCTGCTGGCGGACCTGTACCGGCTCACCCCGCTGGAGCAGTCGTTCGGCATCAACAACCTGGTGCTGGTCGACGGGCAGCCCCAGACGCTCGGGCTCAAGGCGCTGCTGGAGGTGTTCCTGGCCCACCGGTACGAGGTGGTCACCCGGCGCACCAGGTTCCGCCGCCGCAAGCGCGAGGACCGGCTGCACCTGGTCGACGGCCTGCTCAAGGCCCTGATCGACATCGACAAGGTGATCAAGCTGATCCGCCGCAGCGAGAACGCGCAGGCCGCGAAGGAGGGCCTGGTCTCCACGTTCGCGCTGTCCGAGACCCAGGCCGCGTACATCCTGGACACGCCGCTGCGCCGCCTCACCCGGTTCGACTCGGTCGAGCTGGAGGGCGAGCAGGAGCGGCTGCGGGGGGAGATCGCCGAGCTGTCCACGATCCTCGACGACGACAAGGTGCTGCGCCGGGTCGTGTCGAACGAGCTGGGCAAGGTCGCCAAGGACCTCTCCGCCGAGCGCCGCACCACGCTGCTCGACGGCGACCTGAAGGAGGTGCTGGCCGCCTCGCGCACCTCCGGTCCGCTGGAGGTCGCGGACGACCCGTGCCAGGTCGTGCTGTCGGCGACGGGCCTGGTGGCGCGCACCGCCGCCGAGTCCGAGGAGGCCGTGGAGGGGCGCAAGCGCAGCGGCCGGGCCAAGCACGACGCGGTGGCGGCGACCGTGCACACCACCGCGCGCGGGCAGGTGCTGCTGGTGACCAGCAGGGGCCGCGCGTTCAAGACCGACGTGCTGCCGCTGCCGGTGCTGCCGCAGGGCGAGGGCACGCTCTCGCTCAGCGGCGGGGTGCCGGTGCGCGAGCTGGTGGGCCTGGAGGCGGGGGAGCGGGTGGTCGGCATCGCCCCGCTGGGCGAGACCGACTCGCCGGGGCTCGCGCTCGGGACCAAGCAGGGCGTGGTGAAGGTGTGCGCGCCCGAGTGGCCGGTGCGGTCGGACGAGTTCGAGGTGATCGGGCTCAAGGCCGGTGACGAGGTCGTGGGCGCGCAGTGGCTGGCCGACGGCCAGGAGGCGCTGGTGTTCGTGTCCTCGGAGGCGTCGCTGCTGCGGTACGCGGCGTCGCTCGTGCGCCCGCAGGGCCTGCGCGGCGGCGGCATGGCGGGCATCACGCTGCCGGGGGAGGCGTCGGTGGTGTTCTTCGGCGCGGTGCGCACGGACGACGCCGAGCACGGCGAGCCGGTGGTGGTGACCTCGACCGGGCAGAGCGTGAAGGTGACGCCGTTCGACCTGTACCCGGCGAAGGGGCGGGCGACCGGCGGTGTCCGGGCGCACCGGTTCCTCAAGGGCGAGGACGGGCTGGTGCTGGCGTGGGTCGGCGCCCGGCCCGCCGCGGTGACCGAGTCGGGGGCGGCGGTGGAGCTGCCGGAGATCGACCCGCGCCGGGACGGCTCGGGCGCGCCGCACCCCGGTCCGGACGTGATCGGGCACCTGGTGGAACGCGCCTAG
- a CDS encoding FMN reductase has product MTRIAVVSAGLGEPSSTHLLADRLAAATSAALAGPVVTTTAHLRDVARDVADNLVTGFAGPKLRAVIEDVVGADALIAVTPTFNASYSGLFKSFVDVLEPTSLAGKPVLIGATGGSERHSLVLDHALRPLFAYLKAVVLPTGVYAASADWGVGSGLVGRIDRAGAELADLLAGRAPAAQADPYADVVPFERLLAGDR; this is encoded by the coding sequence ATGACCCGCATCGCCGTGGTGTCGGCGGGCCTGGGCGAGCCGTCGTCCACGCACCTGCTGGCCGACCGCCTCGCCGCCGCCACGTCCGCCGCGCTCGCCGGCCCGGTCGTGACCACCACCGCGCACCTGCGCGACGTGGCCCGCGACGTCGCGGACAACCTGGTCACCGGCTTCGCCGGTCCGAAGTTGCGCGCGGTGATCGAGGACGTGGTCGGCGCGGACGCGCTGATCGCCGTGACGCCCACGTTCAACGCCTCGTACAGCGGCCTGTTCAAGTCGTTCGTGGACGTGCTGGAGCCGACCTCGCTGGCGGGCAAGCCGGTGCTGATCGGCGCGACCGGCGGCAGCGAGCGCCACTCGCTGGTCCTGGACCACGCGCTGCGCCCGCTGTTCGCCTACCTGAAGGCGGTCGTGCTGCCGACCGGCGTGTACGCGGCCTCGGCGGACTGGGGCGTGGGTTCCGGGCTGGTCGGGCGGATCGACCGCGCGGGGGCGGAGCTGGCGGACCTGCTGGCGGGCCGCGCCCCGGCCGCGCAGGCGGACCCGTACGCGGACGTCGTCCCGTTCGAGCGCCTGCTCGCCGGGGACCGCTGA
- a CDS encoding tetratricopeptide repeat protein, translating into MSVPGLGADLVEHGCAGWGCSGVVPGSAAWSARSAGRGARACRDCGRVLCASCADRRTRCLPCGGPLIGVARWGRLRVGRPPDAVRLCAQGAALAADGRSVEALTRFDHAIRARPDYVEARSRRAALLVDRGDLDAALVDCDHVLALEPDHPPAWYDRATALTLRGRLPEAVAAYDEAVRRCPRFLAAHVNRAVAVLELGDPERALRLCDEASRLLAGPGDLEGDDATGTHLAGARGACLLLLDRPEEALDALDAAIGDGPGEPNMLRNRALALLRLGRHEEARAAALAARRTP; encoded by the coding sequence GTGTCCGTGCCGGGCCTGGGGGCTGACCTGGTGGAGCACGGGTGCGCGGGGTGGGGTTGCAGCGGGGTGGTTCCGGGCTCGGCGGCGTGGTCAGCGCGGTCGGCCGGGCGCGGGGCGAGGGCGTGCCGGGACTGCGGGCGGGTGCTGTGCGCGTCCTGCGCGGACCGGCGGACCCGCTGCCTGCCGTGCGGCGGCCCCCTGATCGGGGTCGCCCGATGGGGGCGGCTGCGGGTCGGCCGCCCGCCGGACGCGGTCCGGCTGTGCGCGCAGGGCGCCGCGCTGGCCGCCGACGGCCGGTCGGTCGAGGCCCTGACCAGGTTCGACCACGCGATCCGGGCCCGACCGGACTACGTGGAGGCCCGGTCGCGGCGGGCCGCGCTCCTGGTCGACCGGGGCGACCTGGACGCCGCCCTGGTGGACTGCGACCACGTGCTCGCCCTGGAGCCCGACCACCCGCCCGCGTGGTACGACCGGGCGACAGCGCTCACCCTGCGCGGTCGCCTGCCCGAGGCGGTGGCGGCCTACGACGAGGCGGTCCGCCGCTGCCCCCGCTTCCTGGCCGCGCACGTCAACCGCGCCGTGGCGGTGCTGGAGCTGGGCGATCCGGAACGCGCGCTGCGGCTGTGCGACGAGGCGTCCCGACTCCTGGCGGGCCCCGGCGACCTCGAGGGGGACGACGCCACCGGCACGCACCTGGCGGGCGCGCGCGGCGCGTGCCTGCTGCTCCTGGACCGGCCGGAGGAGGCGCTCGACGCCCTGGACGCGGCGATCGGCGACGGTCCGGGCGAGCCGAACATGCTGCGCAACCGGGCCCTGGCGCTGCTGCGGCTCGGCCGCCACGAGGAAGCGCGGGCCGCGGCGCTGGCGGCGCGCAGAACGCCCTGA
- a CDS encoding sugar phosphate isomerase/epimerase family protein: protein MITAGLASVGFPDRPLAEVVELALGARAGAVAWGGDVHVPAGDLVAAERAAALSEAAGLVVGVYGSGYRAGCDDPEEFAAVLDSAQSLGAPGVLVRAGGVAPWEATVGAWSFVVAELRRCVRLAAERDLVVVAEHSATSLFGTLESALRLLAAVPGLAAHWRALGGSGAVLAEVSALLPSLVVLSCGAGDPGASAALELLARDGGARMALLEPASGDATAVVRDGRALLALLERRS, encoded by the coding sequence ATGATCACCGCTGGACTGGCTTCGGTCGGCTTCCCGGACAGACCGCTCGCGGAGGTCGTGGAGCTGGCGCTGGGCGCGAGGGCGGGCGCCGTCGCCTGGGGCGGCGACGTGCACGTCCCGGCGGGCGACCTGGTGGCGGCCGAGCGCGCGGCGGCGCTGAGCGAGGCGGCCGGGCTCGTCGTGGGGGTCTACGGGTCCGGGTACCGGGCCGGGTGCGACGACCCTGAGGAGTTCGCGGCCGTGCTGGACAGCGCGCAGTCCCTCGGCGCGCCTGGCGTGCTGGTGCGGGCCGGGGGCGTGGCCCCGTGGGAGGCGACGGTCGGGGCGTGGTCGTTCGTGGTGGCGGAGCTGCGCCGCTGCGTCCGGCTCGCGGCCGAGCGGGACCTGGTCGTGGTGGCCGAGCACAGCGCGACGAGCCTGTTCGGCACCCTGGAGTCCGCGCTGCGGCTCCTGGCGGCGGTGCCGGGGCTCGCGGCGCACTGGCGCGCGCTGGGCGGGTCGGGGGCGGTGCTGGCGGAGGTGTCGGCGCTGCTGCCGTCGCTGGTGGTGCTCTCCTGCGGGGCGGGCGATCCGGGCGCCTCGGCGGCGCTGGAGCTGCTCGCGCGGGACGGCGGCGCGCGGATGGCGCTGCTGGAACCGGCCTCCGGCGACGCGACGGCCGTCGTGCGGGACGGGCGGGCGCTGCTCGCCCTGCTGGAGCGGCGTTCCTGA